The genomic window CACCGTTCCAGCGGCGTCGGCAGTGGCCGTGCCACTCGTCGCGATCCCCGCGGACTTCCTCGCCATCGCGTGGAGCTACGAGCTCGATCGACGGATGGCGGCGCTCGTCACGCTGGGACACTTCGTCGTGAGCATCCTGCTGGCGGCGAGCCTGATCGGGCTGTTCGGTGGGCTCTAAACGGCAGCGATAGTGAGAATTAGTCGAATTGCACGACGACGCAGTCGGCTACTCCACGAGCCGCTCGATCTCGGTCACCAGAATCCCGCTCGCGCCCGCTGCCTTCAGGTTCGTGATCGTCTCGAAGACGTCCCGCTCGTCGACGACGACGTGGACGGCGAGCATGTCCTCCTCGTCCGACGCTGGTTCCTCGCGGTCGGCCACGTCCATGACCGTCGGCCCGCCGAGTCCGGGAATCTGCTCGCGGACGGCCTCGAGTTGCCCGCGCGGAACGTTCATCATCAGGTAGCGCTTCCCCTCGGCGTCGAGGACGGACTCCATCGCGGTGCGGATCTGCTCGACCTTGTTCTGGTCGATCACGTCCTCGCGGGCGAACAGCCGGACCGAACTCTGGAGCACTTCGTCGATAACGGCGAGGCGGTTGACCTGCAGCGTCGTGCCGGTCGAGGTGATGTCGACGATCGCGTCGGCCATGCCGGCGTGCGGGGTGAGTTCGGTCGCCCCCGTCACTTCGACGACCTTCGCGTCGATCCCGGCCTCCTCGAGGTAGTTCCGCGTGATCGTCGGGAACTCCGTCGCGACCTTACCGCCGGCGACGTCCCCGGGCTCGGTGATTTCGCCGTCCTCGGGCGCGGCGAGGACCAGCCGGCACTCGCCGAATTCGAGGTCGAGGAGGTCCGTCACGTTGCCCGGGTCGGCCTCCGCGATCTGGTCCCTGCCAGTGATGCCGACCTCCGCAGCGCCGTCGGCGACGTACTCGGGGATGTCCGCCGCCCGAGCGAAGAGGACGGTCACGTCGGGATCGACGGTGTCGGCGTAGAGCTTCCGGTCGGCGCCGTCGCGGAGATGCAGGCCAGCGCGCTCGAGCAGCTCGATCGTCGGCTCGTGGAGGCGCCCCTTGTTCGGCACGGCGATTCGCATGAGCAGTCATTCCGGCGCGAGGGTCAACTGTCTTTCCGTCCGTCGGCGTCGACTACCTGGGATCTGCCGTTCGGTGCCCGGTCCGATTCCGGGGCCGGTGCAGCGTCCGTAGCCCCAACTGACCAGCCCCGGGTCGGATCCCACGAACCCGGGAGTTCGACGCCGCGATCGGCGAACCATCGGCGGAGCGGTGGGCCAGCGGGTCGGGGCTCGAGCGCTCGGGCCGGGATCGAGGCCGCGTCACCGCCGCGCCGCCGGACCAGCCCGCAGGCCAGCAGCATGATCGCGAGCCCGAGCAACTGCGTCGACGTCGTCGCCGCGATCGGATCGAGAAGCACCTGGACGACCGCCGGCGCGTCGTCGAGGCGGTCCAGCACGCCCGCGGGCCAGACGGCGTAGGCGAGGACGATCCCGCCCACGACGAAGAGCGGCTGGAACGGGTGTCCGTCGAGAAGGTACGCCAGCACGACGATCGGGAGGAAGCTGAGGGCGACGTAGTACTGGAGCGACGGCATAACGAGGATCGCGACGGACGCCACGGCGAAGGCGGCGACGAGGCGATCGAAGCGGGTGTCGAGCCGGCGGAGTGCAGCGATCGCGACCGCGAGACCGATCGCGAAGGAGCCAGCGACGAGCACGGGCGCGAGCCACGCCGGCGTGCCGGGCACGATGCCGTAGAGCACGTGCGACAGCGGGCGCTGGATCGTGACGTAGAAAAAGGCGTCCGGTGGCAGGCCGCCGACGAACAGGTGCGTATCGCCCCGGGGGAGAATCGCCTCCTGGAGCCACCGAACGGTCATGCCGAAGCCCAGCGGCCCGTCGCCGGTCTCCCAGCCGAACAGCCCACCGACCGCGAACAGCAGTTCCCCCGCGAGCAGGCCGCCGATGCCGACCGCGATCGCTGCCGCCGTCGCCCACCACGCCCGGATCCTGAGGAGGTAGAGCCCGAGGAGTGCGGGGAACAGTTTGAACAGGGCGACGACGGCGAAGCACGCGCCGGCGATCGACTCGCGACGCGGTGTGCGATCGCCCACTTCCAGGAGGTAGAGCCCTGCAGCCACGCCCGTCCCGAGCAGGAGATTGACGTTGCCGAAGTAGGCGTTCGTCACCATCTGACTGCAGCCATAGCAGAAGGCGAAGACGAGGGCCACGTCGAGCCAGCCCAGCGGACGGCCGAGGTCCTCCACGTAGCGCACCGCGAAGACGGTGAGGGCGGCGGCAGCGAGGCCGTTGAGCCCCAGAAAGAGCCAGTAGCCGCTGGTCGGCGAGACGAGCAGCGTCGGGAGGAAGACCAGGATCGTGATCGGCGGGTAGAGGTACTCGTAGAACTCGCCCTCCCCCGGTGGCGAGACGTCGTACACGTGCTGTCCCTCGAGGAGGGCGTCCGCCGCGTAGTAGTACACCTCGTAGTTGACGCCGACCTGCTCGGCCGGAGCGACACCGGGAGGAACCAGCGTCGGTGCGAACTTCGCCTGGAGTTCGTAGATTCCGAACGCGATCGGGGCGAGCAAGACGAGCCACGCGCCCGGGTAGAAGTCAGCGAGGAGCGGGCGGTCGGACCCCGGGAGCTTCATCGATCGCGGATATTCGGGAGCGCTACAAGGGCGTTGTGCAAGCGCGACGGAGCGCGGACCGGCGCGTTGCCGGGAACTCCGGCTTACTCGGTGTCGTCGCCTGTATCGGCGACCACGCGCGCCTCGACGTCGCCGACGAGCGCCGTGAGCGCCTCGGCCCGGAGTCGCTCGGCGTCGTCGGAGCCGCGCTCGCTCGTTACCTGCTCGACGAGGGCGTCCCGGGGCTCGCTGTCGGCGAGGTCGAGGACCCGATTGCAGACCGGATCGGTCAGTTGCGGTACGACCGTACCGACGGTGTCCCAGACGGCGTCGGCACGCGAGCGGTCCGGGAGTTCCGTCGTTGCCTGGGCAGCGAGGTCGGCGACGAGGTCGTCGTACTGCTCGGCGTCGAGGTCACCAGCGAGGTCGGCGTCCATCGACTGCGTCGATGCCCGCCACCGCCAAGTTGGTTTCGCCGATCGGGAGTGGAGAACCAGCCAGTGCACCGATGGCCGGATCTGGCACCTCGGGGGCACGGACGGCGACGTAGCTTTTTGCCGCAGCGCGGTCTCCTTCCGATCATGCTGGACTACCTGGATCTCGAGGCGGACCTGACGAGCGAGGAGCGGCTGATTCGCGACACGGCCCGGGAGTTCGTCGAGGATCGCGTCCGACCCGACGTCGGCGACTGGTACGAGGCCGGGGAGTTCCCCGAGCACCTGATCGGCACGATGGGCGACCTGGACTTCTTCGCGCCCAACCTCGAGTGGGGCGACCTCCCGGGAATCGGCGCCCGTGCGTACGGCCTGCTCATGCAGGAACTGGAGGCGGGCGACTCTGGCATCCGCTCGATGGCGAGCGTCCAGGGCGCGCTCGTGATGTACCCGATCGCGACCTACGGCAGCGACGACCAGAAGGAGCGCTGGCTGCCCGACCTCGCGAGCGGCGACGCCGTGGGCTGTTTCGGCCTGACGGAGCCAGAGCACGGCTCGAATCCTTCCGCAATGGAGACGACTGCAGCGCCTGTCGACGACGGCGAGGGATACGTCCTTTCGGGGACGAAGATCTGGATCACGAACGCCCCGATCGCCGACGTGGCAGTCGTGTGGGCGAAGCTCTCGGCGGACACCGAGCACGGCGACGCCGGGACGGTCCGTGGGTTCGTCGTCGACACCGCCCGCGACGGGTGCACCGCCAGCGAGCAGGAGGGGAAGCTCTCGATGCGCGCCTCGGCGACCGGGGAGCTATCACTCTCGGGCGTCGAGGTGCCCGCGGATGCGGTGCTGCCAGGCGTCTCTGGGATGAAGGGGCCGCTCTCCTGTCTCACGCAGGCACGCTACGGCATCGCCTGGGGCGCGGTGGGTGCGACCCGGGACTGCTTCGAAACCGCACGGGAGTACGCGACCGATCGCGAGCAGTTCGGCGGCCCCATCGCCCGGTTCCAGCTCCAACAGTCGAAGCTCGCGGAGATGGC from Salinarchaeum sp. Harcht-Bsk1 includes these protein-coding regions:
- a CDS encoding glycosyltransferase family 87 protein; this translates as MKLPGSDRPLLADFYPGAWLVLLAPIAFGIYELQAKFAPTLVPPGVAPAEQVGVNYEVYYYAADALLEGQHVYDVSPPGEGEFYEYLYPPITILVFLPTLLVSPTSGYWLFLGLNGLAAAALTVFAVRYVEDLGRPLGWLDVALVFAFCYGCSQMVTNAYFGNVNLLLGTGVAAGLYLLEVGDRTPRRESIAGACFAVVALFKLFPALLGLYLLRIRAWWATAAAIAVGIGGLLAGELLFAVGGLFGWETGDGPLGFGMTVRWLQEAILPRGDTHLFVGGLPPDAFFYVTIQRPLSHVLYGIVPGTPAWLAPVLVAGSFAIGLAVAIAALRRLDTRFDRLVAAFAVASVAILVMPSLQYYVALSFLPIVVLAYLLDGHPFQPLFVVGGIVLAYAVWPAGVLDRLDDAPAVVQVLLDPIAATTSTQLLGLAIMLLACGLVRRRGGDAASIPARALEPRPAGPPLRRWFADRGVELPGSWDPTRGWSVGATDAAPAPESDRAPNGRSQVVDADGRKDS
- the hisG gene encoding ATP phosphoribosyltransferase, which produces MRIAVPNKGRLHEPTIELLERAGLHLRDGADRKLYADTVDPDVTVLFARAADIPEYVADGAAEVGITGRDQIAEADPGNVTDLLDLEFGECRLVLAAPEDGEITEPGDVAGGKVATEFPTITRNYLEEAGIDAKVVEVTGATELTPHAGMADAIVDITSTGTTLQVNRLAVIDEVLQSSVRLFAREDVIDQNKVEQIRTAMESVLDAEGKRYLMMNVPRGQLEAVREQIPGLGGPTVMDVADREEPASDEEDMLAVHVVVDERDVFETITNLKAAGASGILVTEIERLVE
- a CDS encoding acyl-CoA dehydrogenase family protein codes for the protein MLDYLDLEADLTSEERLIRDTAREFVEDRVRPDVGDWYEAGEFPEHLIGTMGDLDFFAPNLEWGDLPGIGARAYGLLMQELEAGDSGIRSMASVQGALVMYPIATYGSDDQKERWLPDLASGDAVGCFGLTEPEHGSNPSAMETTAAPVDDGEGYVLSGTKIWITNAPIADVAVVWAKLSADTEHGDAGTVRGFVVDTARDGCTASEQEGKLSMRASATGELSLSGVEVPADAVLPGVSGMKGPLSCLTQARYGIAWGAVGATRDCFETAREYATDREQFGGPIARFQLQQSKLAEMATQHTTARQMAFRLAELKERGELRPQQVSMAKRHNVRVARDQARIAREMLGANGITTDYPPMRHAANMETVYTYEGTDDIHTLILGEDLTGIAAFE